DNA from Ictalurus punctatus breed USDA103 chromosome 20, Coco_2.0, whole genome shotgun sequence:
TTATTTGTCCTGCAGCCGCTGAGACGATTCCCTTTCGACGCCGCAATCATCTTCTCGGACATCCTGGTGGTGCCGCAGGTGAGAAGTTGCTTACCTTAAATGTTTACTTAAAAACAGAAATCAAGTTAAAACCTAATTTCTGAGCACAGTCTTAATGATTACGTTAAATGTACAACGTAAATATATCAACAGTTTGTTGAATTCAGTTCGGtgcagctgagtgtgtgtgtgtgtgtgtgtgtgtgtgtgtgtgtgtgtgtgtgtctaggctCTGGGTATGGATGTCCAGATGGTAGCAGGAAAAGGTCCGACATTTCCAGAGCCCCTGAAAGAGCCAGATGACTTGCAGAGACTTCGGTCCAAAGTGGACGTGGCGTCCGAGCTGGGCTACGTGTTCAGGGCCATCACGCTGACTCGGCACAAACTGGAAGGCAAAGTTCCTCTCATCGGCTTCAGCGGAGCACCGGTGAGTGGACGAGGATTAAATCCACTGTCCCGCTGTGTGATCAATAGTTTTTGCATTTCTTTAATGACAACACAAAATGTGCAAAGTCGGGGCGGTGGGACGACGTGATGTgggtggaggaaaaaaaaataggaaagcAGTCAAACACATGGGACTGGAGGTTGTGGGTGTGTGATGTAATCGGTTATCACGATTTTCTTTCACACAAGGATATCGTTATAATTCTTTTCGTCCCGTATTTCACCCAGCACCATAAGTGTGAGAAATACTGAAATGGTTTCTGAAGACTCCGTATTCTTCTCCCACGTGCAGTGGACCCTGATGTCCTACATGATTGAAGGCGGAGGCTCCACCACCCACTCGAAGGCAAAGCGATGGTTATACAGACACCCCGAGGCCAGTCATGCACTCCTCAAACGCCTCACTGACGTTATCGTGGACTATCTGCTGGGCCAGGTCAAAGCCGGCGCTCAGGTGAGAGTTTTTCACGTGAAACACGTGCGTTTCCTAtatacagctccagggtccataagtatttggacagcgacataaaaaaaaaaaagactaatattttaaacaatatttttgtttaaccccttgcattaaagctgaaagtctacacttcaatcaatTCTTGACTCCTTCATTTTAAACCCATCGTGGTGGtttacagaggcaaaattacgaAGATTGTGTCGATGTCCATATACTTATGGACCGGTCTGTATAGGTGAACTTTTGAGCTGTggataataattattaaaccGAGGTCACACTGGACTTTTACTGTtgtttactgttttgttttcttcgaCCTTGCTTTCTCGAACATGGCTGCTAGGATATTCTTGCACCTGTGAAGAAATgatgatctgtgtgtgtttgtccttCAGGCCCTGCAGGTGTTTGAATCCCACGCCGGCTGTCTGGGCCCGGCGGAGTTTAAAGTGTTCGCTCTGCCGTACCTCAGGGACATCGCACGCAGAGTAAAGGACAGGCTGAAGGAGTCAGGATTGGATAACGTCCCCATGGTGGGTGGTGAAGCGTCTTCGGTCTTCAGTTTACCCTGAATGTAAAAGCAGATTAGCTCAGACATGATCTGTGTCTGACGTCTGCCCCCCTTAGTATTATCCAAACCGAACAGAGCAGGATGAGATCCCTTTTgcgtctggttcctctcaacgTTTCTTTGTCATGTCATCTCGGGccgtttttcctcaccaccgtctcgctcattCGTGATCTCGATCCATGTCCGGATTTCTCGAACTGTAAtgaaagcgctatacaaatacaaccgAAGAGAATCGAATGCTTAAATGATCCAACCCGTGCTTCAGAAGACACTTGGCAAGTCTGAAACTGTACCATGTTCACTACATAGTGCGACATTCTGGAGCTGAAGATTACTCGCACTCGTTTAGCGAATTCCCAGAGTTAATAGAAGagagaatacccataatgcactttgccatttgggggggaaaaagaagtAGGGCACCATTTAGACACAGCAGGTTGTTTGGCTTGGAAAATTTCATCTGTAGCCAGATTATTCACTTTAAAGAGGCCAACATCaatggtttaaaaaatgtttacggTCTTGTGAGCCAGCTGAAAACAACAAGGCATGACTGTGGTCTTTTGGGTGGGTTTTAAAAATGGAGGCGCTGCTAATTATTAAGTAGGGGTCACACCGGAGGTTTGCCTCAGTGTTTTCTTACTTTAGCATGGTGCACAtcttgagggggaaaaaaacccaaagaacATAAgcagtatgttttttttgtttgtttgtttttttgttttgtttttgtggtgattttaaaaaaaaattcagattttcTTAGTCAGAAAGGTTGGCTCTTGTGAAATTTGCTGCACTTGCTAATCCTCACCACTAGGTGTCTGTATTGGTTAAATGTTGGGTTTCAGTTTACTAACCGTGCCCTGTTTTCCTTTGGATCAGATTGTATTTGCGAAGGACGGCCATTACGCTCTGGAGGACCTCTCCCAGTCCCACTATGAGGTGGTGGGCTTAGATTGGACCATTGACCCTTGCATGGCACGGTGAGTCCCCCCCCGCATCATGGTACATCTCAGTCATTTTTCTGTTTCCCCTAAATATTGTGCTGGAGTTCatacccgtgtgtgtgtgtgtgtgtgtgtgtttcacaggCAGAGGACTGGTGGGAAAGTCAGTCTGCAAGGGAACATGGACCCCTGTGCACTGTATGCTACTAAGGTAAATTCTGTTAGGAACACATTTTCTGACGATCACAGCTTTATCAGCACACAAAGTTTTCCAGTGAAGGTGCAGATTGGATTTGtaacatctttatttatttaaattcagtCCTAAATTCCGAGCCCGATCCTGGAtgtacggggggggggggtccaccTGTTTGGAAAAAATGAGTCTCGCCGCCATTTCATACAGACGAAATATATTAAAGCCAATGTATTGCGTAAACTTACACACTGATATTATGTCTGAAAAGAACCTATTCAGTGAGAGGTTTCTGTGTGGTCTGTTTTTCAATGTGGGGTGCCCACACTTTTAGTTCGAATTCAAAGTGCTGTACTGACACACATGTAAATGTCAGCATCCATTCGCATTAGAACTGAAGCACGTGGTTTAGCAGGTACAGTTATCCACTAGTGATGTGTCATTTGTAAATGAGTCGACTCCTTGAGTCATATATTTGAGTCAGCTCTTTTAGGTGAACgctgagacttttttttttttttttaaatggcaattCCATTACTGTTGTAATGACTTATACGTGCAACTTGTATGATGGAGACTAGAAGCTTCTATTACGTCTTAGCCGCATTAGCCTCATAGCTctagtgctttttatttatttatttttttattgcactgttTTGGTTAATAAGCATGATCAGACCTAGACATGTCTGAAGAAACACACAATGTAAACCTACACAAagataaacctgtgtgtgtgtgtgtgtgtgtgtgtgtgtgtgtttgtttaggaGTGCATTTCTGAGATCGTAAAGACGATGGTGGAGGCGTTCGGCACCAGGGGCTACATCGCGAATCTCGGCCACGGTTTGTACCCTGACATGGATCCCGAGAGTGTGGGCGCGTTTGTGGAGgccgtgcacacacactcccgCCGGCTGCTCAACCACAAATAAGTTGAAGTCCATCTGACCAGAGACGACAAGAGACATCAGAACCACACACTGCTATTCCAGGCctgtttaaaagg
Protein-coding regions in this window:
- the urod gene encoding uroporphyrinogen decarboxylase produces the protein MDEDDHILPKDFPELKNDTFLRAARGEEVEHVPVWCMRQAGRYLPEFREFRAGKDFFETCRSPEDCCELTLQPLRRFPFDAAIIFSDILVVPQALGMDVQMVAGKGPTFPEPLKEPDDLQRLRSKVDVASELGYVFRAITLTRHKLEGKVPLIGFSGAPWTLMSYMIEGGGSTTHSKAKRWLYRHPEASHALLKRLTDVIVDYLLGQVKAGAQALQVFESHAGCLGPAEFKVFALPYLRDIARRVKDRLKESGLDNVPMIVFAKDGHYALEDLSQSHYEVVGLDWTIDPCMARQRTGGKVSLQGNMDPCALYATKECISEIVKTMVEAFGTRGYIANLGHGLYPDMDPESVGAFVEAVHTHSRRLLNHK